A DNA window from Alligator mississippiensis isolate rAllMis1 chromosome 11, rAllMis1, whole genome shotgun sequence contains the following coding sequences:
- the LOC102561315 gene encoding zinc finger protein RFP-like, with protein sequence MAAQNPARTLQDEASCSICLDYFKDPVTVDCGHNFCRACITQCWSRSDTNISCPQCRQAFPQRNFRPNRQLGNVVEIAKQLNKQKEEDADVGRVCEKHQEPLKLFCEDDQRPICVVCDKSKTHRAHTVVPIEDAAREYKDQIRSRLERWKQEITEIEELKMVGEMTSQELLEETENERKKVLSEFESLHQFLEERELFFLAQLEVLDKETVKKQNEYTTGLTQEITHLKNLISEMEGKCQQPASEFLQDIRNTLSRCEMGKFQSPAAPFLDLERRIKGFSQKHTLMENALSSFKETLSSEPKMGKVTPTSGKQLGKVNVTLDPVTAHAQLVLCEDRKSVRWDYARQDMPDNPRRFDPVPCVMGSEGFTSGRHYWEVEVGGVGWAVGVARESVRRKGGISLEPQVGIWAVGQLNPVQFVALTSPWTSLPPHQRIRKIRVVLDYEGGQVAFVNAETQTQIFTFTAASFTGRIFPFCWVTDEKAQIRMCY encoded by the exons atggctgcacagAATCCTGCAAGAACTCTCCAGGATGAAGCTTCTTGTTCCATCTGCCTGGATTATTTTAAGGATCCAGTGACTGTTGACTGTGGCCACAACTTCTGCCGAGCCTGCATCACCCAATGCTGGTCAAGGTCGGATACAAACATCTCTTGCCCTCAGTGCAGACAGGCGTTTCCCCAGAGGAACTTCAGGCCGAACAGACAGCTGGGGAACGTTGTAGAAATAGCCAAGCAGCTGAACAAGCAAAAAGAAGAAGATGCTGATGTGGGGAGAGTGTGTGAGAAACACCAGGAGCCCCTGAAACTCTTCTGTGAAGATGACCAAAGGCCCATCTGTGTGGTGTGTGACAAGTCCAAGACACACAGGGCTCACACCGTGGTTCCCATTGAGGATGCTGCCCGAGAGTACAAG GATCAAATTAGGAGCCGTTTGGAGAGATGGAAGCAGGAGATAACAGAGATTGAAGAACTGAAAATGGTTGGAGAAATGACAAGCCAGGAACTTCTG GAAGAGACAGAGAATGAAAGGAAGAAGGTTCTGTCTGAATTTGAGTCCTTGCATCAGTTCCTGGAGGAGAGAGAATTGTTCTTTCTAGCCCAACTGGAAGTGCTAGACAAGGAGACTGTGAAGAAGCAGAATGAATATACCACGGGGCTTACCCAGGAGATAACTCATCTCAAAAACTTGATCAGTGAGATGGAGGGGAAGTGCCAGCAGCCAGCAAGTGAATTCCTGCAG GACATCAGAAATACCTTGAGCAG ATGTGAAATGGGGAAGTTTCAGAGTCCAGCAGCCCCCTTTCTGGACCTGGAAAGGAGAATCAAGGGATTTTCTCAGAAGCACACACTGATGGAGAATGCGCTGAGCAGTTTCAAAG aGACACTGTCATCTGAACCAAAGATGGGAAAAG TGACTCCAACATCTGGGAAGCAGCTGGGCAAAG TGAATGTGACTCTGGATCCAGTCACAGCTCACGCCCAACTTGTCCTGTGTGAAGACAGGAAAAGTGTGAGATGGGACTATGCACGGCAGGACATGCCTGACAACCCCAGAAGATTCGATCCTGTTCCCTGTGTGATGGGCAGTGAGGGATTCACATCAGGGAGACAttactgggaggtggaggtgggtggtGTTGGATGGGCGGTGGGAGTTGCTAGAGAGTcggtgaggaggaagggagggatcaGCCTTGAGCCACAGGTGGGAATCTGGGCAGTTGGGCAGTTGAACCCAGTTCAGTTTGTGGCTCTCACTTCTCCTTGGACTAGCCTGCCTCCACATCAGCGAATCAGGAAAATCAGGGTTGTCTTGGACTATGAAGGGGGCCAGGTGGCATTTGTCAATGCTGAGACCCAGACTCAGATCTTCACCTTCACAGCAGCCTCTTTCACTGGGAGAATCTTCCCGTTCTGCTGGGTCACAGATGAAAAAGCCCAAATCCGAATGTGTTACTGA